In one window of Microbacterium natoriense DNA:
- a CDS encoding helix-turn-helix domain-containing protein, with product MPIVIDLDVQLARKKMSVQEFADAIGITPANVAVLKNGRAKAVRFTTLDAICRVLECQPGDILRWVPDGQEP from the coding sequence ATGCCCATCGTGATCGACCTCGACGTGCAGCTCGCCCGCAAGAAGATGAGCGTGCAGGAGTTCGCCGACGCCATCGGAATCACCCCGGCCAACGTCGCCGTCCTCAAGAACGGTCGTGCCAAAGCCGTGCGCTTCACCACTCTCGACGCGATCTGCCGAGTGCTCGAATGCCAGCCGGGCGACATCCTGCGCTGGGTGCCCGACGGACAGGAGCCGTGA
- a CDS encoding ATP-binding protein, with protein MQRTPRVAVLGPVKVAAADGIPLDIPGATSRALLASLALGGGASRSVDAIAADVWGDDLPANPRGAVQTLVSRLRSLAGADIIRSDAIGYALGVAVDSDLAIARDADAAAARLPEGDAARLPLLEHALSLWRGEAGADLAHSPVALDLAAAVSALHDRLRAARSRSLIVLGRAADAIPALAALADSKPYDEEAHAQLMTALVEAGREQEALAVFARLRTRLRDDLGSSPSKDTSALNARILRGDEATAPARVRIGLQAAPNELIGRDDDVERIEALLATSRLVTILGPGGLGKTRLAQAVAAASDAPVVAVVALAGIRADADLEPAIGAALGISESSAGSRLSDARSQPDLRTRIVALLGERPALLVLDNCEQIIDAAAAWAADMLGAVPTLRIVTTSRTPVAIAAEAVYPLTALSAGDGEGPAVRLFLERARAARPDARLDGATVARLCDRLDGLPLAIELAAARVRTMTAEQIESRLENRFALLTSGDRAAPERHRTLQAVIEWSWDLLDDDARNALVRLSLLPAGFSTVSASAVLGESAVDDLLDRLVSQSLLAATDTGTGVRFRMLETVREFGLARLAASGAEDDAWHAVLAWAGGFSRMPGAALFGECAPVRPDVLAELNAENDNLVAALRYAAESGLSADVVRIFSALMSAWVVRGAFTEFFGFTPIVIAALDGLDHDAVSADLLVSVLLPCGLMALVGEDPRGLGAISRLRRIARTPGVILSPALAALLSVTVQVSRPERMMAVLRALREEPEPAARLVGEFLTSQTAENTGDTVTAASSAQRAWELAGEIDDRWIGTLAASAAAQVAGQSGHHADSLVWLDRARRSAEGFDVSEEQVQQDWTRGIALLGLGRLDEAESVFEDVSRTAELTQQGVEYAALGWFGLAEVARTRRDLEGAVAGYRRSLAGFPSGDQRATPWYLVLLATLITASVADELLPAADLARWANRLRTRTLALHRMNPTYVDRPVIGTALAGWSSWALTTPTEQDRGLRGLALAELLGARQDLPSLSLTALFAQARGVVGAEAVAAARAAASALPSEQLVDETLRVLTHRVPGR; from the coding sequence ATGCAGCGCACTCCGCGGGTCGCCGTGCTCGGCCCGGTGAAGGTCGCCGCGGCCGACGGCATCCCGCTCGACATCCCCGGCGCGACGTCGCGCGCCCTCCTGGCGTCGCTCGCGCTCGGCGGCGGCGCATCCCGCAGCGTCGACGCGATCGCCGCCGACGTGTGGGGCGACGACCTGCCCGCAAATCCGCGCGGAGCAGTGCAGACCCTCGTGTCCCGGCTGCGTTCCCTGGCCGGAGCCGACATCATCCGCAGCGACGCGATCGGCTATGCGCTCGGCGTCGCCGTCGACAGCGACCTCGCGATCGCGAGAGACGCGGATGCCGCCGCCGCGCGTCTCCCGGAGGGCGATGCGGCGCGACTGCCGCTGCTGGAGCACGCCCTGTCGCTCTGGCGCGGAGAGGCGGGGGCGGATCTCGCCCACTCCCCCGTCGCGCTCGACCTCGCAGCCGCCGTGAGCGCACTGCACGATCGCCTCCGCGCGGCGCGCTCGCGCTCGCTCATAGTTCTCGGCCGCGCGGCCGACGCGATCCCGGCGCTGGCCGCTCTCGCCGACTCGAAGCCATACGACGAGGAGGCGCACGCTCAGCTGATGACGGCTCTCGTCGAGGCCGGGCGCGAGCAGGAGGCACTGGCCGTGTTCGCGCGGCTGCGGACCCGACTGCGGGATGATCTCGGCTCTTCTCCGAGCAAGGACACGAGCGCGTTGAACGCCCGCATCCTGCGCGGCGACGAGGCGACTGCGCCCGCGCGGGTGCGCATCGGGCTGCAAGCCGCTCCGAACGAGCTCATCGGCCGCGATGACGACGTCGAGCGCATCGAGGCACTGCTGGCGACCAGCCGGCTCGTGACGATCCTGGGCCCGGGCGGCCTCGGCAAGACCCGGCTGGCGCAGGCGGTGGCGGCGGCATCCGACGCGCCGGTCGTCGCGGTCGTCGCCCTGGCCGGCATCCGCGCCGATGCCGACCTGGAACCCGCCATCGGGGCGGCGCTGGGCATCAGCGAGAGTTCTGCCGGCAGCCGGCTGTCCGACGCGCGATCGCAGCCCGACCTGCGCACCCGCATCGTCGCGCTGCTGGGCGAGCGACCGGCGCTGCTCGTTCTCGACAACTGCGAGCAGATCATCGACGCGGCCGCGGCCTGGGCCGCCGACATGCTCGGCGCAGTGCCGACGCTGCGGATCGTCACGACCAGTCGGACGCCCGTCGCGATCGCCGCCGAAGCGGTGTACCCGCTCACCGCGCTGAGCGCGGGCGACGGCGAGGGCCCGGCGGTGCGGCTGTTCCTCGAACGGGCGCGTGCGGCGCGCCCCGACGCGAGACTCGACGGAGCGACCGTCGCCCGGCTCTGCGACCGCCTCGACGGACTGCCTCTTGCGATCGAGCTCGCCGCCGCACGCGTGCGCACCATGACCGCCGAGCAGATCGAGTCTCGCCTCGAGAACCGCTTCGCCCTGCTGACGAGCGGCGACCGCGCCGCGCCCGAACGCCATCGCACCCTGCAGGCTGTGATCGAGTGGAGCTGGGACCTGCTCGACGACGACGCCAGGAACGCGCTCGTCCGGTTGTCCCTTCTTCCGGCAGGCTTTTCGACGGTCTCGGCGTCAGCAGTGCTCGGCGAGAGCGCCGTCGACGACCTGCTCGACCGGCTGGTCTCCCAGTCCCTGCTCGCGGCGACCGATACCGGCACGGGTGTGCGGTTCCGCATGCTGGAGACGGTGCGCGAGTTCGGCCTGGCCCGGCTTGCAGCCTCGGGCGCCGAAGACGACGCGTGGCATGCCGTGCTGGCATGGGCAGGCGGCTTTTCCCGGATGCCGGGGGCTGCGCTGTTCGGCGAGTGCGCGCCGGTGCGCCCCGACGTTCTGGCAGAGCTGAACGCCGAGAACGACAACCTGGTCGCGGCGCTGCGCTACGCCGCAGAGAGCGGACTTTCCGCCGATGTCGTGCGGATCTTCTCTGCGCTGATGTCCGCGTGGGTCGTGCGCGGCGCGTTCACGGAGTTCTTCGGATTCACACCGATCGTGATCGCGGCGCTCGACGGGCTCGACCACGACGCGGTGTCCGCCGATCTCCTCGTGAGCGTCCTGCTGCCGTGCGGGCTGATGGCCCTCGTCGGCGAGGACCCGCGTGGGCTCGGCGCCATCAGCCGCCTGCGCCGCATCGCCCGCACGCCCGGCGTGATCTTGAGCCCAGCCTTGGCGGCGCTCCTGTCGGTGACCGTGCAGGTGTCGCGTCCGGAGCGGATGATGGCGGTCCTGCGGGCGTTGCGCGAAGAGCCCGAACCGGCCGCGCGCCTGGTCGGAGAGTTCCTCACCTCGCAGACGGCCGAGAACACCGGCGACACCGTCACGGCCGCTTCGTCGGCGCAACGCGCCTGGGAGCTGGCAGGAGAGATCGACGACCGGTGGATCGGCACGCTCGCGGCGAGCGCGGCGGCACAGGTCGCCGGCCAGTCGGGCCATCACGCGGATTCTCTCGTCTGGCTCGACCGTGCCCGACGCAGCGCCGAGGGTTTCGACGTGTCGGAGGAGCAGGTGCAGCAGGACTGGACGCGAGGCATCGCTCTGCTCGGCCTCGGCCGCCTGGACGAGGCCGAGAGCGTCTTCGAAGACGTGTCCCGTACGGCCGAGCTCACCCAGCAGGGGGTGGAGTACGCGGCGCTGGGCTGGTTCGGCCTCGCGGAGGTGGCGCGCACACGCCGTGACCTCGAGGGGGCGGTGGCAGGCTATCGACGATCTCTGGCCGGCTTCCCGTCGGGCGATCAGCGCGCCACCCCGTGGTACCTGGTGCTGCTGGCGACCCTCATCACGGCCTCGGTCGCCGACGAGCTGCTCCCCGCTGCTGACCTCGCGCGGTGGGCGAACCGCCTGCGGACACGGACCCTGGCTCTGCACCGTATGAATCCGACCTACGTCGACCGACCGGTGATCGGCACAGCGCTGGCGGGCTGGTCGTCGTGGGCGCTGACCACGCCGACCGAGCAGGATCGCGGTCTGCGGGGGCTGGCACTGGCCGAGCTTCTCGGCGCTCGACAGGATCTGCCGAGCCTGTCGCTCACGGCGCTGTTTGCACAGGCGCGAGGAGTGGTCGGAGCCGAGGCCGTCGCCGCGGCGCGCGCCGCGGCATCCGCTCTGCCATCCGAGCAGCTCGTCGATGAAACGCTGCGCGTGCTGACGCATCGAGTCCCCGGCCGCTGA
- a CDS encoding spermidine/putrescine ABC transporter substrate-binding protein has protein sequence MERSLETQVDQAVEAWLRWVPRWEPATHRGRVAPCRRCLGSPVLSAAGIASNTPHGVQHGLSTRIKAIVDSAVAEYTARNLPMLQRELDQQAARNRARSYRPAENLDPEFDGLPLDPDPVPGAPFLFTIAGMADDAAEELPPLPPLSDEAKAALRQEVALADEYANMVGREICGLMLRHRLHIQAAISQHVEPQIEAMLAELTESLDSPFGPDSV, from the coding sequence GTGGAGCGCTCACTGGAGACGCAGGTCGACCAGGCCGTGGAGGCCTGGCTGCGCTGGGTGCCGCGCTGGGAGCCGGCAACCCACCGCGGTCGCGTCGCGCCGTGCCGCCGCTGCCTGGGTTCCCCCGTGCTCTCGGCAGCGGGCATCGCGTCGAACACGCCGCACGGGGTTCAGCACGGGCTCTCCACCCGCATCAAGGCGATCGTCGACAGCGCGGTCGCCGAGTACACGGCGCGGAATCTGCCGATGCTGCAGCGCGAGCTCGACCAGCAGGCCGCACGCAACAGGGCGCGCAGCTACCGGCCGGCCGAGAACCTCGACCCCGAGTTCGACGGACTCCCGCTCGATCCTGATCCGGTGCCCGGTGCGCCGTTCCTGTTCACGATCGCGGGGATGGCCGATGACGCAGCCGAGGAGCTGCCGCCGCTGCCGCCCCTGAGCGACGAGGCGAAGGCCGCGCTCCGGCAGGAGGTGGCCCTCGCCGACGAGTACGCCAACATGGTCGGCCGGGAGATCTGCGGGCTGATGCTCCGACACCGCCTGCACATCCAGGCGGCGATCTCGCAGCACGTCGAGCCCCAGATCGAGGCGATGCTGGCGGAGCTCACCGAGTCGCTCGACTCGCCCTTCGGCCCCGACTCGGTCTGA
- a CDS encoding DUF2975 domain-containing protein, protein MQPRVTVILQVLILVLLGLLVASQVLVIPEVARITASRNPDVAQLEIPGIIGAVVFLGLVEVTLVCIWFLLSLVQADRIFRVEAFRYVDVILAALISAGVLILASYIVIVASRAVSLSLTLLAVLGVVVSAALALLVVVLRGLLRKALELEQDLSEVV, encoded by the coding sequence ATGCAGCCTCGCGTCACCGTCATCCTCCAGGTGCTGATCCTCGTCCTGCTCGGACTCCTCGTGGCCAGTCAGGTCCTCGTGATCCCCGAAGTCGCCCGCATCACCGCCAGCCGGAACCCCGATGTCGCCCAGCTCGAGATCCCGGGCATCATCGGGGCGGTCGTCTTCCTCGGCCTCGTCGAGGTCACGCTGGTGTGCATCTGGTTCCTGCTCTCCCTCGTGCAGGCCGACCGCATCTTCCGCGTCGAGGCCTTCCGCTATGTCGACGTGATCCTCGCCGCGCTCATCTCGGCAGGCGTGCTGATCCTCGCCTCGTACATCGTGATCGTCGCAAGCCGGGCGGTGTCGCTCTCGCTCACGCTCCTCGCGGTCCTCGGGGTCGTGGTGAGCGCGGCGCTGGCGCTGCTCGTGGTCGTGCTCCGCGGACTCCTGCGCAAGGCGCTCGAGCTCGAGCAGGATCTCTCCGAGGTCGTCTGA
- a CDS encoding ABC transporter permease, with translation MTAIATAPSTARMIVPASERHLKNRTSLGQSVQNTLTMAYRGLVKIRRTPEQLFDVTLQPIIFTLMFTYIFGGAISGDVASYLPVIIPGILVQTVITTSVVTGTQLREDMDKGVFDRFRSLPIARIAPLSGALLADTLRYAIATTLTFVMGFIMGMRPEGGIGAVVAAGLLVIGCSWAISWIFAFFGVIARTASSVQGISMLVLFPLTFLSNAFVPVDTMPGWLQGFVNVNPVSHLVTAVRDLVNNGVFGADAWISILGAAVIVAIFAPLTVRAYMRRA, from the coding sequence ATGACCGCCATCGCCACGGCGCCCTCGACGGCCAGGATGATCGTCCCGGCATCCGAGCGCCATCTGAAGAACCGCACCAGCCTCGGCCAGAGCGTGCAGAACACGCTCACCATGGCCTACCGCGGACTCGTGAAGATCCGCCGCACGCCAGAGCAGCTGTTCGACGTGACCCTTCAGCCGATCATCTTCACGCTGATGTTCACCTACATCTTCGGCGGGGCGATCTCGGGCGATGTCGCGTCGTACCTGCCCGTGATCATCCCCGGCATCCTCGTGCAGACCGTGATCACCACCTCGGTCGTCACGGGCACCCAGCTGCGGGAGGACATGGACAAGGGCGTGTTCGACCGGTTCCGCTCGCTGCCGATCGCGCGCATCGCACCGCTCTCCGGTGCGCTGCTCGCCGACACCCTCCGCTATGCGATCGCGACGACTCTCACCTTCGTCATGGGCTTCATCATGGGCATGCGCCCCGAGGGAGGCATCGGCGCGGTCGTGGCGGCAGGGCTGCTCGTGATCGGATGCTCCTGGGCGATCAGCTGGATCTTCGCCTTCTTCGGAGTGATCGCGCGCACGGCGTCGAGCGTGCAGGGCATCTCCATGCTCGTGCTGTTCCCGCTGACGTTCCTGTCGAACGCCTTCGTGCCGGTCGACACCATGCCCGGCTGGCTTCAGGGCTTCGTGAACGTGAATCCGGTGTCGCACCTGGTCACCGCTGTCCGCGACCTCGTCAACAACGGCGTGTTCGGAGCGGACGCCTGGATCTCGATCCTCGGCGCCGCGGTGATCGTCGCGATCTTCGCCCCGCTCACGGTCCGGGCGTACATGCGCCGGGCCTGA
- a CDS encoding ABC transporter: MSDPEVPKHEQPADVNDVVDSANAGLDAAAAASAAVPGQTPETVEDTAAEDADKAPAGDADATAAADADLAAFEEAERDHPGTFSTPALNEIAAQDDETTVLDTPVSHSESTMADNAYSTADDTETRIVPSEPVPAETPIVVPLQQQPIFVQAPEPPRERGNRGTAGAIGLLAALSFAILYLGTILGLGALAGDVTADNLGEAALAPLTTFGFWVPVVVFYLGFWLLGAFINRGKWGRWVIFGIIVGVIAYGGHILGQLVQEPFWRLTASEGAQLVNEQLLAPLAIAAFVFGRELTIWFGAWVARSGARKTELNAEAQREYERTLEAGPTLAR, translated from the coding sequence ATGAGTGACCCCGAGGTTCCGAAGCACGAGCAGCCGGCCGACGTGAACGACGTCGTCGACAGCGCGAACGCCGGTCTCGACGCGGCCGCAGCGGCGAGCGCGGCGGTGCCGGGCCAGACCCCCGAAACCGTGGAAGACACGGCAGCGGAAGACGCCGACAAGGCACCCGCGGGCGACGCCGATGCGACGGCCGCAGCCGACGCCGATCTCGCCGCGTTCGAAGAGGCCGAGCGCGACCACCCCGGTACGTTCTCGACTCCGGCGCTGAACGAGATCGCGGCACAGGACGACGAGACCACGGTGCTCGACACTCCGGTCTCGCACAGCGAGTCCACGATGGCCGACAACGCCTATTCGACGGCCGACGACACCGAGACACGCATCGTGCCATCCGAACCGGTGCCCGCCGAGACGCCGATCGTCGTGCCGCTGCAGCAGCAGCCCATCTTCGTGCAGGCTCCTGAGCCGCCGCGTGAGCGCGGAAACCGCGGCACCGCCGGAGCGATCGGCCTGCTCGCCGCTCTCTCCTTCGCGATCCTCTACCTCGGCACGATCCTCGGTCTCGGAGCGCTGGCCGGCGACGTGACCGCCGACAACCTCGGAGAAGCGGCCCTCGCACCACTGACGACCTTCGGGTTCTGGGTGCCGGTCGTCGTCTTCTACCTCGGCTTCTGGCTGCTGGGCGCTTTCATCAACCGCGGCAAGTGGGGTCGTTGGGTGATCTTCGGCATCATCGTCGGAGTCATCGCCTACGGCGGCCACATCCTCGGGCAGCTCGTCCAGGAACCGTTCTGGCGGCTCACCGCCTCTGAGGGCGCTCAGCTCGTGAACGAGCAGCTGCTCGCGCCGCTCGCGATCGCCGCGTTCGTCTTCGGGCGCGAGCTCACGATCTGGTTCGGCGCCTGGGTCGCCCGCAGCGGCGCTCGCAAGACCGAGCTGAACGCCGAGGCGCAGCGCGAGTACGAGCGCACGCTCGAGGCGGGCCCGACGCTCGCCCGCTGA
- a CDS encoding SCO7613 C-terminal domain-containing membrane protein, which produces MTTTQVSTWGESVARQLLDDANCPVCQWMLSDGCCARCGSDFRGPVAIEVWNASVAAANALRARDELLRRLPVIPLAPVGAAPRPHTASSQTPSSAPRGSHPATASASAPQSSATLQSVLATAGAGLFAVAAIVFTYFNPDLADKALRGVIVGLITLLFLGGAWLLSRRGLRFSAEAVGGLGLVFGGLDVHAVAQLAAPEIDPWLTSAAATAVAGTVMLLASFARGIRIWQWTSLVALSLVPAMIGAGVGAPLWAVLGAIGVAYAAAGLIEWLRPPRVEQITLTALQLISALVALVLLWRIGGSFTPFLLTAAGLLVLMAAHATIASRRMLGPLWGIGAGGAGSAAVVLAVYALAGAASVDVSWMFAIIPAAAAVALVLVGAVVPLPRTVPRGFVVGGSFAVLALPALVLLGFAALNGVVAITEVMQRSPRAEVTGGAMEWGLIVGLAAVSTGLAVFSALARRRDSIRSLATAPARVSSVMAAAAVLVLGCAKVLPLPVSVAVLAVAVVVVALVLRYVRVSAAGTRIVLIVAAHVALIASAVIAWREPSIVPLAGVGTLLALAVLAGVLPARLRFVYVGVGFAFALTLVSTALGESGVDGIAQLCLTASAGLAVAIAATYLPRIGARAWQTVLVVSAVPFGIGVLQVVVERSGWTALSTGLMFVLAVSLLVTRRPGLTVTVRTMAAGMLVPTLAVVIVCLGAQLLPSSGSPVTLPIIAMLVALALPATPLIRAALLERGHAVGAADAARVAIEASSLLTGAIAILLALWRDAAGLGTAFLVLLILGLGAAAAALFAGRRYAWAVSAAAFTGALWCVWGLIGVDLLEAYLLPPTLGAALVAVLLTLRGARAVALYAAGLVVAIGPLLAIVAVVEPDPAGQTSIPWRVGGLLAAGWLLLALARFFGRSEAAGRVRRLRMLRTPTLLAAGLAASVGTIQAIRIGLGWDFPSLRGAGLFLACLGASAVAALALMLAGRGIRRTSDSAPLQSSRWLGAPAALALAAGTWFAIERDWFSIWAMWALMLAYLLAVVSTASTLRSRATLMPPVWFLFAIAFVTAVVAWSPRDLRVEWFSLPLGAFLLIAGALNFTPGSPILPPGSPSLTPGSLSPSKRRPTLDSWPGRWTGSWALLAPGIVTMMSASIVSTFTDPLTWRAILVMVLALAAILVGSRGRLAAPFLIGLIVLPIENVFVFSVQIGRGIESMPWWITLAVMGAVLLIIAVTAERRTGESGSVAARIRDLR; this is translated from the coding sequence ATGACGACGACGCAGGTATCGACCTGGGGCGAGTCGGTCGCCCGGCAGCTGCTCGACGACGCCAACTGCCCGGTGTGCCAGTGGATGCTGTCAGACGGATGCTGCGCCCGCTGCGGTTCCGACTTCCGCGGTCCCGTCGCGATCGAGGTGTGGAACGCCTCGGTCGCCGCCGCGAACGCGCTGCGCGCCCGTGACGAGCTGCTGCGACGCCTGCCCGTCATCCCGCTCGCACCGGTCGGAGCGGCTCCCCGCCCGCATACGGCCTCATCACAGACTCCGTCGTCGGCACCGCGCGGTTCGCATCCGGCGACCGCATCCGCATCGGCCCCGCAGAGCAGCGCGACGCTGCAGTCCGTGCTGGCCACCGCGGGGGCCGGGCTCTTCGCCGTCGCGGCGATCGTGTTCACCTACTTCAACCCCGATCTCGCCGACAAGGCGCTGCGCGGCGTCATCGTCGGACTCATCACCCTGCTGTTCCTCGGCGGAGCCTGGCTGCTGTCGCGACGGGGCCTGCGCTTCTCGGCCGAGGCGGTCGGCGGGCTCGGGCTCGTGTTCGGCGGACTGGACGTGCACGCAGTCGCCCAACTCGCCGCTCCGGAGATCGACCCCTGGCTCACCTCCGCGGCGGCGACGGCTGTCGCGGGCACCGTCATGCTGCTCGCGAGCTTCGCCCGCGGCATCCGCATCTGGCAGTGGACCTCGCTCGTCGCCCTGTCGCTCGTGCCCGCGATGATCGGCGCAGGTGTCGGCGCACCGCTCTGGGCCGTGCTCGGCGCGATCGGCGTCGCCTACGCTGCGGCCGGTCTCATCGAGTGGCTGCGTCCGCCGAGGGTCGAGCAGATCACCCTCACGGCGCTGCAGCTGATCAGCGCGCTCGTCGCGCTCGTGCTCCTGTGGCGGATCGGCGGCAGCTTCACGCCGTTCCTGCTGACGGCCGCAGGCCTCCTGGTCCTGATGGCGGCGCACGCGACGATCGCGTCGCGGCGGATGCTCGGACCGCTCTGGGGAATCGGGGCAGGCGGTGCGGGCTCCGCGGCGGTCGTGCTGGCGGTGTACGCCCTCGCGGGCGCGGCCTCGGTCGACGTGTCGTGGATGTTCGCGATCATCCCGGCTGCGGCCGCAGTCGCCCTCGTTCTCGTCGGGGCCGTCGTTCCGCTTCCGCGCACCGTGCCGCGCGGGTTCGTCGTCGGCGGCTCGTTCGCCGTGCTGGCTCTCCCGGCTCTGGTCCTGCTCGGCTTCGCCGCGCTGAACGGCGTGGTCGCGATCACCGAGGTGATGCAGCGGAGTCCCCGCGCGGAAGTCACGGGCGGAGCGATGGAATGGGGCCTGATCGTCGGTCTCGCCGCGGTCAGCACGGGGCTCGCCGTGTTCAGTGCGCTCGCGCGGCGACGTGACAGCATCCGCTCGCTCGCGACCGCCCCCGCTCGTGTGTCGTCGGTCATGGCGGCCGCCGCCGTTCTGGTGCTCGGCTGCGCGAAGGTGCTGCCGCTGCCCGTGTCTGTGGCCGTGCTCGCCGTCGCTGTCGTCGTGGTCGCCCTGGTCCTCCGCTACGTGAGGGTCTCGGCTGCCGGCACTCGGATCGTTCTGATCGTCGCCGCACACGTGGCGTTGATCGCCTCAGCCGTCATCGCCTGGCGTGAGCCGTCGATCGTCCCGCTCGCCGGCGTCGGCACGCTTCTCGCGCTCGCCGTCCTGGCCGGTGTGCTCCCGGCCCGGCTGCGATTCGTGTACGTCGGAGTCGGCTTCGCGTTCGCGCTGACGCTCGTCTCCACCGCGCTCGGCGAGAGCGGCGTCGACGGCATCGCCCAGCTGTGTCTGACGGCGTCCGCGGGTCTCGCCGTCGCGATCGCGGCCACCTACCTGCCCCGCATCGGGGCGCGGGCATGGCAGACGGTGCTCGTGGTCTCGGCGGTGCCGTTCGGCATCGGAGTCCTGCAGGTCGTCGTCGAGCGCAGCGGCTGGACGGCCCTGTCCACCGGGCTGATGTTCGTGCTGGCCGTCTCGCTGCTGGTCACGCGCCGTCCCGGTCTCACGGTCACCGTGCGCACGATGGCCGCGGGGATGCTGGTCCCGACTCTCGCCGTCGTGATCGTGTGCCTGGGCGCGCAGCTGCTGCCGTCGAGCGGTTCTCCGGTGACCCTGCCGATCATCGCGATGCTGGTGGCGTTGGCGTTGCCGGCGACGCCGCTGATACGCGCTGCACTGCTCGAGAGAGGTCACGCCGTCGGCGCTGCCGACGCCGCGCGGGTCGCGATCGAAGCGTCGTCGCTGCTGACCGGCGCGATCGCGATCCTCCTCGCGCTCTGGCGCGATGCGGCCGGACTCGGCACGGCATTCCTCGTGCTGCTGATCCTCGGTCTCGGCGCCGCGGCCGCCGCGCTGTTCGCCGGACGCCGGTATGCGTGGGCGGTCTCGGCAGCCGCGTTCACCGGAGCGCTGTGGTGCGTGTGGGGCCTCATCGGCGTCGACCTGCTCGAGGCGTATCTGCTGCCGCCGACTCTGGGCGCAGCGCTCGTCGCCGTGCTCCTGACTCTGCGTGGAGCGCGCGCGGTCGCCCTGTACGCCGCAGGCCTGGTCGTCGCGATCGGACCGCTGCTCGCGATCGTCGCGGTCGTCGAGCCCGACCCGGCGGGGCAGACCTCGATTCCGTGGCGCGTGGGCGGGTTGCTCGCGGCGGGCTGGCTGCTGCTCGCACTCGCGCGCTTCTTCGGGCGGAGCGAAGCGGCGGGGCGCGTGCGCCGGCTGCGGATGCTGCGCACCCCGACCCTGCTCGCCGCGGGCCTCGCGGCGAGCGTCGGCACGATCCAGGCCATCAGGATCGGTCTCGGATGGGACTTCCCCTCGCTCCGCGGCGCCGGTCTCTTCCTGGCGTGCCTCGGGGCCAGCGCGGTGGCGGCTCTGGCCCTGATGCTCGCAGGCCGCGGCATCCGCAGAACCTCCGACAGCGCGCCCCTGCAGTCGAGCCGGTGGCTGGGGGCTCCAGCGGCTCTTGCGCTCGCCGCGGGCACGTGGTTCGCGATCGAGCGCGACTGGTTCTCGATCTGGGCCATGTGGGCGCTGATGCTCGCCTATCTGCTCGCGGTCGTGTCGACGGCGTCCACTCTCCGCAGCAGGGCGACTCTGATGCCGCCGGTCTGGTTCCTGTTCGCGATCGCGTTCGTGACCGCCGTCGTGGCGTGGAGTCCGCGCGACCTGAGAGTGGAGTGGTTCTCGCTCCCGTTGGGCGCATTCCTGCTGATCGCCGGAGCTCTGAACTTCACCCCTGGGTCGCCGATCCTCCCCCCTGGGTCGCCGAGCCTCACCCCTGGGTCGCTGAGCCCGTCGAAGCGCAGGCCCACGCTCGACAGCTGGCCCGGTCGCTGGACCGGTTCCTGGGCGCTGCTCGCGCCGGGCATCGTCACGATGATGAGCGCGTCGATCGTGTCGACGTTCACCGATCCGCTCACCTGGCGGGCGATCCTGGTGATGGTCCTCGCACTCGCCGCCATCCTCGTCGGCTCGAGGGGTCGGCTCGCCGCACCCTTCCTGATCGGCCTCATCGTGCTCCCGATCGAGAACGTGTTCGTGTTCTCGGTGCAGATCGGTCGCGGGATCGAGTCGATGCCGTGGTGGATCACGCTCGCGGTGATGGGCGCCGTGCTGCTGATCATCGCGGTCACCGCCGAACGGCGGACGGGGGAGAGCGGATCGGTGGCGGCGCGGATCCGCGATCTGCGCTGA